The window TAAAAGTACAGTTTGACCCATAGTAGAGATGGACGTAACAATCGATTAAATGTTGATTAACTCCGCACGCACTCTTAATCTGCTCAATATGACACTCATGGAAACAGAGGTTGAGAACATTTGATTTTACCCCTCATATTAAAATCAATGATATTTAGTCTCCATGATAGAaattgtgtgtgcgtacgtaAGCACCGCCAACCGGCCCCATAATTACATTCCATTACACCTCACCTTTCTCCACAAACATTCCATAAGATCTCTGTGCCTTCCAGGCTTCCTGTTCCGTGAGGCCCACtgcacactgtgtgtgtgtgtgtgtgtgaacactGTATAAACTATGAAATAGTCAAAACAACACCGAGGAAAAGGTTCCCCAGAAAAGGATAACGACAATATTTGAGTTGTAGTGCGCAAATAAGTAACTTGCCCAGCATCCAAACTGGTTCATTAAGCGGGGCCGGAGGTTATTATTAGCGCCGCTTGTCCACTTAATTGCTGCTTCCCTTCATTCAGGAGCAACTATTTTATTCATGCCTGTTTAGGCATGGTGTGGCTGTGCTACTTGAATGTTACGTTTGTCAGAGGATTTCTGGATAAATTGGGCGGAAAGCAaagttttttaaagttttgtgtgtgtgtgtgtgtgtttacttaaCTAGGTCAGCCAGTTACTTGTGAAAGTCATCCAGGTGTCCTAGGCTGCTGCCTACCCTGCAGCAGACAGACATGACGAAAAGGTCGAATCTAGCTGGGGCAGAAACATCATTGAGAGGATGCAAATGAAACATAATTCgatcatttttgaaaatagtTTTGTGGATGGATATAACTGACTTTGGTTCTTAACTTTGGTGAAGCAAATTGTCAACATGTGCAAACTAGCATAGCTAAGTTGATGATAGCCAGATACGGTAGCCTATGCTGCGATAACTAGCATAACTGCGGGTAACCGTTAAGGATACCGCGATGCTGTAATATCTAGCATAATTATGTGTTGATGATAACCGTGTATGCTGTAACGTTTAGCATAATTATGGCTTGATTGATGATAATGTAATATACTCTGCGATAACTAGCAGAGTGGTGGGTTTATGATAACCGCAAATGCTACGTTAAGACGTCATTCTTAACTTTGGTGAAGCAAATTGCCAACATGTGCAAACTAGCATAGCTAAGTTGATGATAGCCAGATACGGTAGCTTATGCTGCGATAACTAGCATAACTACGGGTAACCGTTAAGGATACCGCGATGCTGTAATATCTAGCATAATTATGTGTTGCTGATAACCGTGTATGCTGTAACGTTTAGCATAACTATGGCTTGATTGATGATAATGTAATATACGCTGCGATAACTAGCAGAGTTGCGGGTTTATGATAACCACAAATGCTACGTTAAGACGTCATTCTTAACTTTGGTGAAGCAAATTGTCAACATGTGCAAACTAGCATAGCTAAGTTGATGATAGCCAGATACGGTAGCTTATGCTGCGATAACTAGCATAACTACGGGTAACCGTTAAGGATACCGTGATGCTGTAATATCTAGCATAATTATGTGTCGATGATAACCGTGTATGCTGTAACGTTTAGCATAATTATGGCTTGATTGATGATAATGTAATATACGCTGCGATAACTAGCAGAGTTGCGGGTTTATGATAACCGCAAATGCTACGTTAAGACGTCATTCTTAACTTTGGTGAAGCAAATTGCCAACATGTGCAAACTAGCATAGCTAAATTGATGATAGCCAGATACGGTAGCCTATGCTGTGATAACTAGCATAACTACGGGTTACTGTTAAGGATACCGTGTATGCTGTGATAGATAACCACGTATGTTGTAATATCTAGCATCATTATGTGTTATGCTGTAACATTTAGCATAACTATGGCTTGATTGATGATCATGTAATATACGCTGTGATGACTAGCAGAGCTGATAACCGCGGATTCTACGTTAACTAGCATAACTACGTGTTGATGATAACCGTGTATGCTGCGATAACTAGCCTAACTACGGGTTGATGATAATCCATAGCTACGCTAGCTATCACATGTTACGCGGGCAGTAAACACCAGAGGGCGATAATGCCCATCGTGACAATGCcatgaaatggatgaaaagtgctttaaaaaatatatttttaattcttattgcacgaatgcaatattaatctgaataccGGGTTTAGAGTAGTGCACATAGTTCCCCTCAGGGTGCAATATTAGGTTCCATTGGTGAGAATCGTTTTTTTGCTCCTAACTGATTTTGTGATGGCCGAAGTCTGAAGCGCACCATAAATGAAGACTTCAATGTACTTCAATGTAATTTTCTTGGATCTTTAGCTGACGTACTGTAAGTCAGCAGGGCCAGACTCCAGCTTCCCCTCAGCCGTGAGCAGGAAGAGCCGTCCAGAAAACGGATGGAAGGATGTACGGACGGTGTCAACGTGTAACAATGGAGGCTTGTGTCCGCTAATGTGAAAGCGTTGGAGACGGGGCGGCCAGTCGGACCGACAGCAACTTCCTTCCACAGTGTGGCGGTACTAAGGGGCTTTGAGAGGCACAATGTGGACTTTTGTTTTGTGGCGTCGCATCTTAAACATGTGAAGACGCTGCAAGATCAGACCACTGGGATTGCTTGATTCTGATTGGTTAGCGGATCTGATCTGATCCCTGTGGAAGACTcaacaatatttttaataattaaaaaaaagaggtaatATTTGCATGTGAAATAGTTATATTAATGCAACATTTAATAATTCCTTCcctttagtttatttaaaatgtataattcatttaaatatgatacacaattatttaatcaattaaataaacTGTTAAATGTACATgtgaaattattcattttacttacagtatatgttttatgctattattttgaatgaatttaGTATTTATCAGAATGTACAATTTCTTATTTTACTCATATATGAGATACATGgatcatttaatttacaaaatacattCAGTACATTTTTGTTCACCAATTTTCTTGAAGATGAGGTTAAAAATGGTGTTCATATAAAATCGTTTGTTGTAACTATAGCATTCATAAAGATTGTCTTATTTAGtagttattatttaattattatatatattatatgtaatttaaatgtaaatgaaataatgatttaataaagtatttatttaaatgtacattattaaattagaattaattaaacattgtatgcattaaaatgtacaaatgtttACTTACCTTTTTACCggataatttaaaataatcaattaatcaattatttaatgagaaATATGGTTTATACAATACGGTAACTACACACATTTGAATTTACCGATTTTGATTGGCCAGATTAttggtagaggaaattaaaaataactaaaataaatttcaaTCCCATTTCCATCCGTTTTAGTTTTGTAATTTCATTACAGTTAATCGAATATAATTACCTAGCCAACTATTCAATAAGtaaatcaaaatattaaatgcaGCATATGTGTGAAGATGTTTAATTTGcacatattttcatttgaatatCTACTAATTCAATTCtaattaattaaccaattatttaataaaatagatGAAAACTGTTTATTTTCCTCATATTCTTTTCCTTCTATTATTGACAATAAATCAACTTAACAATTATTTAATGCACTTAAATGgataataaagaaagaaaacaggaaGTTTGATCACTTGAATGCTTATCTGTTGAAACGTTCACAAGCAAAGCATTCAGCATTCAGATCATTCGTGCGGCTCGTACAAACCTCATTTGCAGCTCCGATTATGCCGTAAAAATGCCACTTTGGCCCAGGTTGAGTAACAATACAATCAGCGTGCGCTTCGCCCATGAATGAGCTTCCTAAAACCCCTGCTAAAGCCCCGCCGAATACCGCCCTTATCACCTTTTCCACAAAAGCACGACAAACAAGCGACTTATCAATTCTGAATTGAAGAATTCCTCCCCGGCAGCTGTGTAAACATTTCTTTTCCCGCGTGTGTGCAGCAGGCCGATGACGTCATCAAATAGTGCTCGTCAATTTCATAAACCCCGCGTCCCACTTTGTCATAAATGAGTGAACAAATATTCCattccaagattttttttttctccagctcATAAATACTTTTGTCAAAGAGTTTTCTGGCGAACCCATTTGAACTCACTGTTGCtagccaaaacagcagcaccaactGTGAGCAATCCTCTCTCGCGCTAGCGCCAGGTCTCATCCTCCTCGAGATCTCTTCCGGAGTGCGTTTTTTTCCGAATGGACTCCAACTTGCAACAGTATGGTGAAAGTCCAATCGTGCCGCTCTAAAATCCCAAGGCCAGAGTTCTGTAAATGGCCAAAAGAGGATGTAAAGTGCGTGTATTTTGGCAAACTGTGATACGGCTCTTGTATTAGCGCTCGAGTGAATATGCAATTTAAGGGTGTGCTGAGAAGGTTGGAAGTTTGCGGAGAGAGTGACAGTGCGCACACATCAATCATCCTCACTGTTTCCTGTTTGGGAGGAAGTGAAACTAGACCATGTGTTGACATGACACGAAGAGCATATACACATTtgcatatcgtcgctgctatgtgaaaaacacttatgtccattttttttttctttttacatttcttacatttttgggatgcttgcattcagtttcatcccgaaaacataaacatgtaaaaaaaaaaattaaaaaaaagagacaaaaatggacataagtgtgtTTCACTTATTCTTGCatcataatacatttatattaaaaaaataaataaataaaaatttaatcaatcaaaaaaaaatgaaatcataaatgaaaaaaatcatataaatatgtataaaaaaatcaaatatatacataaatacaaaatattatatttagtgaataaaatgaaaacagcaaataTAATAGTTTTCCACTAATTAACAGCACCACCattcactacaaaaaaaaaaaaaaaaaaatcatactagATTCTCACAAGGCCAGGCTGTTTTGCAAGCTAATTATAATAGCGCTGCACTCCATCCTGCACTAAGATACTCAAATGGTGTGCTTGAGGGCAGCCAATTAACCTCACTTGGACACATTCGAAAGTTTTTGTCGTGAGAAGACAACTTGCATTAGTTGTACAAATATTATCTCTGCGAAGAaagcatcattattattaaggaCATCATTCTAAAACAACACACTAGATAACAATGCATgcttttgtttgtctgtgtgtgtgtgtgtgtgtgtgtgtgtgtgtgcagggcgATCCGCTCCCTGCGTCGCTGGTCGACCTGGTGAGGAACTCTCCCGTCTCCTCCGTGGACGACCTGAAGCTGCTGCTGCAGCACGAGGCGGACGCAATAGGTAAGcagcaaaaaacagaaaaaaaagaagaaaaaaaaaggtaatcaGCAAAGACCGATGCGGACGAGGCGAGCGTTAAAAATGGGTTACGGCTGTCAGCGGAGGCAAGAATCAAGCCGTCACCAGAGTATCTGTGACCTTGATGAATGTCGGGGGGGGGGTTTGCCACAGACTATGAAAATGAAGTCACACATGCATTTATTAAAAAGCGGATCCTTTGATCGTGACATAACAGAAAACGTATGCACGGAAACAGGACAAGATGAGTCACTTGTCGTGGGAAATTGCCGCCTAAACGGGTCTGGAAATGGGCCatttaatgaataatttaaaattaacgTTTAATTATGCTTTTAATGGGAAAGAATATATTTCCCACTCCAAAACTCGGTTCACTTTTATGCATTGTTGAGACGTTTTTCTACAGCTGAGCTACAAAGAAGCCGAACCCGCGCTGGCATGCGAGGCTCGCCGACAAGCTGCGACTTTAACGCAATTaagcaaatgaaatgaaaaagaagaagaaaggaatCAGTCATGCAAAACTTGGATAATGGCACAGAAGATGAAAACAACTCCTGAGAATAATTGGAAGCGCATCAAGTTGTTCATTAAGAACaatacaacaagaaaaaaaaagaaagaaaagatccCGAGATAACCTCGCTCTTATGCACATTCAGGGTTATAATTAAAGCCGAGGGGCAAAATATGAATTGACGACATGTGTGAGCGCGCGCGCACGCTATATTTAACGGCTCATAACTCCCCTCAACAGTTTCTTGACAGCTCCGGGACAAATTACAGCAGAAAATAGCCTAATTGTTAAAATGAGAggattttaataaatatatataaaaaatcctTCCTTTTGCAGTGAACAATGACTTTCGCTAAAAACACGcttataaaagtgaaaaaagtgattaaaatttttttttttatgaaaaacaacTGATAAAAATGAGACGTTGTTTTTGAATGGTggttaaaggtggggtcttaagttttgaccgtttatgtttgtaaacaaacaattaaaaacggACTCAACCCCCCACTCTTTTCATCAACGTTGTGTCTGTCTGCCTTCAGAGACACGCCCCCCAGCTCTGTGATTGGGtggaggggtaaacattgaCTTTCTGTCCCTTTTATGggcccagaggtgttgattgagaaggatttcatgtgtatacgtccagtgtttatgaagtgtttatttctgagtgaaaactatGGACCCtcccctttaaaaacatttttaaaaattaaaaaaaacaggcctggacaaaaataatagtaCCCCTTTACACCAGGTCTTGGATATTTCcattcttcaacacagctgattcatgatcagctcatcagcaagctctgcataagcctgataacgatcctgttaattggaatcagctgcagttcgagtcgggaaacctctaaaacctgcaggactccggccccgGAGGACCGCAGTTTGCCATCCATTAAATAGACTCAAATTTTactctagagcagaggtgggcatcgagggccagagtcctgcaggttttgcatgttgcccttctccaacacagctgatatatgatcagctcatcagcaagctctgcataagcctgataacgatcccgttgattggaatcagcttgtgttggaagtgggaaacctccaaaacctgcaggacttcggccctcgaggaccgagattgcccacctctgctctagagaACTTACTGTGTAGAAACgatgaaaaataatttgaccatATGCTGATGTTCAACCAAGGTGTGTCCTTGCATGATTAGCATGATTGGTGTCTTCAAACTTGTAATAAGTCAGTTGGCCAACAAGTCGTCACGGTTCTATTTTGTGACATTGCGTGTACCGCACCAAACAGACACCAGAGGAAGCGACGAAGAGCGTCGTCTCAAATGCCAAGAAAGAAAATCCTAAGAACATTTCCGAGAAGATTTATGTTCCTGGTTTCCATGTTGATTATAGGCTACGTTTGAAACACGGGTTACAAATATGTTTTCCTCTCTCTACCTTTAGAGGAAGAAGATGATCACAGCATTCCCGCAAACCAAACACACGGACGACACGTCAGAAGCATCGGTAGGCTCCACTTGTCGAATTCTACTACATTGAATTCTATTTCCAATTCTTGACTAAAAGCATGTctccatttccccccccccgccaaccTTAGTGGAGTTTGAGATCGCCCAGCAGGCGGTGTGCAGAGTCCGGACCGAGGTGATGGAGGTGACCAGGTCCATGCTGGACCGTCGCAACGCCAACTTCATGCTGTGGCCGCCCTGTGTGGAGGTGCAGCGATGTTCGGGCTGCTGCAACACCAGACTGTTGCAGTGCGTCCCCACCGTCACCTCCAGCAGATACCTGCAGGTAAAAACCACAATGGCCGCCCACTAAAGCcgcttttcacactgcacttagtgtGGGGCAGCAAAAGTCTTCCCGGGAGGCCGCTACGTCACGACTTCCGAATATGGGCACACCAGGGCACGCAGACTTTTCACGCTGCGCTTAGTGTGGAGCAGCAAAAGTCTTCCCGGGAGGCCGCTACGTCACTACTTCCGAATATGGGCACACCAGGGCACGCagacttttcacactgcacttagtgtGGAGCAGCAAAAGTCTTCCTGGGAGGCCGCTACGTCACTACTTCCGAATATGGGCACACCAGGGCACGCAGATTTTTCACGCTGaatgagtgcagtgtgaaaagcgCTCAATAGTCTTTAAGACCTGACCATGTCCTGCTTAATACCGCTGGACCCGTTGGCTTAGGATTTAGGCTTAGGACTGCTGCATGAACTGCTGAAGTCTACTCAGATGAGAGGTGAAAGGTCTTCAAAGACAAACAGAGCACTACCTGGACTTAGCTAGTGTCGTGtttgcaaatccaggtccagaaagtccagataactctgccacagtttggctttagtcacaggtgcttctactcaaccggaAAGGTCAACTAGCTCTTACCTGCCTgctgccaaactgtggcagggtttttactttcaggtccTGGATTTTCTACCTCTGGACTTAACCCTAAAACCCAATCAAGGGGACTGATAAGGATTATAAGGACTTTGGATAAGAAGAAAGAAGTAGTGGGGCCTCAAGTGGTATTTTTTTACGGGGTTCTAAAACTGTAGACACAAGATTGCCCTTTGGCATGTCGTTATGGTAGCGTTGCAGTTCTAAAGATCGGTCTTGGTCTCGAGACATGTCCCGAGATCACTTTTTAAGGGTCTATGTCTCGTCTTGGAATCAAACGCTGACGACTctgtcttgtctcggtcttggaCAGGTCTTGACCTCcacaagtcttggtcttgtcctAGTCCTAGTCTTGCCTCGATACTCCCCAGTCTCAATAATGTCTTGGTTAGTTTGGTCTTGACAACAACTTTACGTTATGTTCACTTTGACTTTCTTGGGACTCTTTGTTGGCAAGATCTGCCACGGTCAAACGGACTTCTGGTGTTGATAGACCTTGGAGCATTTGTTGAACAGTACTGTGGAAGTTGGCTCAGTGCGAATGCAAACAGGTGAAATCAACTCACCAACGGCCCCCTTGACATTTTTACACTCTCATTTTTTGCTCCGATTATACAAACAAGATAGGACATGTGAACAGATGCCGCGGGCACATTTTGTTACCTCCAGGCTGGCAGCTAAGCTTGATATTAGGCATGACCGTAGACGAGAGGTATCGGGTCGACGTGCGCTAGTAACAATTAGTTCAGTCGTGTGTGACACACCAATAAAGGGGTCCGCGTTTGCCAGCATAGAAAACACGTCCGCATGCATGATATCAATTTCAAAACATGTTGGAAAATGACACCGGAAAAATCAGTTCTGGCAGGAAGCCACTACATTTCCCAAGCGTTATTAGCTTGTCTGGAAATGTCTTCATGCCAATGTGACTTGCACAACACATTCTcacgagtgtgtgtttgtgtgtgtgtgtgcgcaggtgATAAAGATCCAGTACATCAACATGAAGCCCCACTACGAAAAAGCCATCATCTCGGTGGAGGACCACCTGGCGTGCAGGTGCCAGCCTTCCTCGCCCAATCCGCCGGCGCTTACCACGCCGTCCCACCCTCAACCGCCTCTCCCGCGGGCGGCCCACCCCGCCCCGCCCAAACCCCACGGCTCCAAGGCTGACCTCCACCGCAACGATGACCTGAAGCGCAACCAGCAGCTCTACAACAGCGAGGAGCAGGAGCCGGCGTCGCGGCAGTGGCGGCAAGGGGGGTACACGCAGTTGGTGCGCTACACGCAGCCCAGGGTGCACAGCTGGCCGTCGGACTCACGGGCCGAGCATGGCAGAACGGGAAACCCGCCGCAGGTTGGCCAGGGGAGCGGACACGAGGGAAGTCGCGAGGAAGGCGGTGAATCGCATCGTCAAAGCTACGACGACAGAGATTCGGACCATCGGAATCTTAGGACGCAATATCGACTCAATGCCGCCCAATCGGACGGTACCTCCCTCCCTGACCCGACCCCGTCGCGCCGATCAGAACTAAGCCCCGCCCCTGTTTTGCACAGTtccaccaaccccaaagactcTGTGACCGGCCGGCCCAACATGGAGGCGACGCCGGCACACCCGAGGACGCAAGCGGACCGACTAACGGGGGGTGGCAGGAAGGACAATGAGTCGGCCAATCGGGGCGAGGCTAAGGACTTGGCGCGGGCCAATGGTGGAGGCGAGCTCACAGAAGAGGAGAGGAGGCAGAAAGTTCTGGAGGTGGTTCAGGGGGAGCTAGACCGGCCCActcatcttcatcctcttcatcctcaGCAAAGACCAAAACCAGGTAAAGATTACAGCAAGTTTTTTTTGCTGTCGAGCTGTGACGAGCCAGTTGTTAGCATCCTGTGGAAAAGGGACACAGCTAGCTAGAATTAGCTTTAAGAAAGACCACTTCTGTGCTTTCTGTGACTACTCCAGTGTCGCTGTCCGTGCCTCTAAGCTAAGTGGCAATTTTCTGTTTAAAGCCTGGCAATGTTGTTGGGTATCCATCTTGCTCTCGTGGTAAATGGTGCTGacacacattttattatttttatttttttgccgtgaaacaactcccacataatacttcagatttcaaattgcttcaaaaattcacgccttacGGGTTATTTatcatctgattccacattactcacagtattggcacaatttaactttaaatctcaactttttcccattcattttcaatgggactgacattgaactttttctaagtcacACTTTcaacgcccacttccatacatacaactgatcattaTTACATGCTAACATGTGTTGGAGAAAATTATCTtttcgtgtttgttttctttcgggtagtgagaaagttggttatccgaatgcaggctggagctCGAAGAACAGTCACtccgaagcttttatttctacagaatattccgggcacaagtgagttcccagacaatggcggcagcctctcactagtgcgaagatttcagagcgcttacaacattcttatactatcttgaagggcggtaccacaaaacccccaagcccacccggagttcaccagacatgagataagacttttacagacatcattcaatacacattgacttcaaacacagacaaatggtcttattgttgtggaaatagaggaggccctacAGACAAGCCggcacgagcagaaattgcgacagcactcacaaagacacatccacagataatagttctactgaggaaataaataaattaaaacacttatgactaaatctgggcagaagacactCTTCACATGCAACTGGCTATCATATTAGAAAATGCAGAAAATTTCACAGAATTGATTAAAAGCTCGTGTCCCCcattcagcatcagatgacacttttcaacatGAATACGCCATAAGCTAGGCTTTTGAACAAGACAAGTTAAGTCAGACCTTGGTTCAAACCCTGCTTGGGCAACTCTttagtacaaatgcaatattgaatactaatcattgtcaaattatttcactattaatactttgtcatttttacatcatttatctttcaagaAACTTCATAAgaattcagctttcagcattccaacgcaatttctacagaatttgcactttgtctaaatttatagagcacttttccaccttaccTTGGTGGAAAATCCAGAAAATGACCAGAAAATCAAAGCCCTTCACTTCCGACGACTccttcacctactgatgacgcagcatcaggcgcaactgtgggggggggttcagtatcttgctcaagatTACTTCGACATGTTCACAAtcgcatgggatcgaacccacaacctctgggtttgCGAGCCACGCCGCCTCCATGATGTCAAAATAGGAATTCTAGTCGGACCGGGAAACGTATCGGTTGAGTCGTAGATCGTTAGAGAGCAGACAGAgagctgggttctgaagtgttcggtttaggtgaacggtatgggattttttaataggttttagatgaactaatgaatatacacttacacacacgcacatgaacatatacatactcacccacatacaaaaaaaaataaaaataaaataataataataaaaaaaattaaaatttaataaataaaaaagagagagagcaatgatgatgacatgtcaaatcggcaaaattaccgaatgaacaataccgagctctccagagaaaataaaaaaattaaataaataaaatttttaaatttaaaaaaagattgttagAGAGCAGACAGTTTTTGCAAAATATATGGAGACGTTAATCAGTTTTGCATTCAAAAGTTCGCAggtcaaattaatttaattaatttagatTCATCTTGGGTCCAGATTAGTATGACGCAGATTCCAAAGTAATGACTTCCAAATGATTACAGGAGAAAATGTGTGTCCATTTTGTCTGCGGCACACAATTCCTGATGGGTAAAAAGGAGCGGGAAGTTACGCAGCGATGAACAAGGCCGCATGTGTCCTGCtattcttcccccccccccccccccagagaaCTCAATGACTCAAAGCTGCaggccctctttttttttttttttttttcaatgcaagCTCCAAGGTCAGCAGGTAACCTTGGGAGTAGTTAAAGCCCCTGTGAAAATTTGACAGTCACAGTGTTTGTCCTTGATGGGAGCTtggacacaaaatgaaaatgttgcgaCTACAAATGTGCATCCGGTCCCTCCGCGAGAACATTATTGTCACACTTTATCTTTTGTATTGTGGCTAAAAGGGGAAGAACGTTTGTAGAGGtacaaaccaaaccaaagcTTTAAATGGGAactattcatttttcaaaaatgaattcaggaattcaaatatttataaaaatattcaattttcgT of the Vanacampus margaritifer isolate UIUO_Vmar chromosome 7, RoL_Vmar_1.0, whole genome shotgun sequence genome contains:
- the pdgfba gene encoding platelet-derived growth factor beta polypeptide a, whose amino-acid sequence is MRSWLPLLLLAALSGARLRLGSAEGDPLPASLVDLVRNSPVSSVDDLKLLLQHEADAIEEEDDHSIPANQTHGRHVRSIVEFEIAQQAVCRVRTEVMEVTRSMLDRRNANFMLWPPCVEVQRCSGCCNTRLLQCVPTVTSSRYLQVIKIQYINMKPHYEKAIISVEDHLACRCQPSSPNPPALTTPSHPQPPLPRAAHPAPPKPHGSKADLHRNDDLKRNQQLYNSEEQEPASRQWRQGGYTQLVRYTQPRVHSWPSDSRAEHGRTGNPPQVGQGSGHEGSREEGGESHRQSYDDRDSDHRNLRTQYRLNAAQSDGTSLPDPTPSRRSELSPAPVLHSSTNPKDSVTGRPNMEATPAHPRTQADRLTGGGRKDNESANRGEAKDLARANGGGELTEEERRQKVLEVVQGELDRPTHLHPLHPQQRPKPEFATAAPPSNRQTPFRPASPRRRRKHRKRISKAAMRDMIM